The Flavobacteriales bacterium genome contains the following window.
CAAACAAAATACCAAATCAATGTTAAAATCAAAAATACTCTATTTGATTTTTCCACTTTTTATTTACATTTATCCTATAAATGCGCAAAACATGGAAAACTCAAACAAACAAACTGCCACGCTTGGTGCAGGGTGTTTTTGGTGTGTGGAAGCTATTTTCAGCCAGCTGAAAGGGGTCAGTTCAGTAGAATCTGGTTACTCTGGAGGGACAGTAGAAAGTCCTACCTACAAACAAATCTGTGAAGGAAACACAGGGCATGCTGAAGTGGTAAATGTACATTTTTCTGCAGATGAAATTAGTTTTGAAGAAATTCTTGAAATTTTCTTTAAAACCCACAATCCTACCACCCTCAATAGACAAGGAAATGATATTGGAACGCAATATCGTTCTGCCATATTTTATCATTCTGAACAACAAAAGAAAATCGCTCAAGAAATTATTCAAAAGCTTACAAAAGCAGAAGTTTTTAGCAACCCTATTGTTACAGAAATAACACCTTTTGATACTTTTTATGTTGCAGAGAACTATCATCAAGACTACTTTAAACTCAACGGCACAGAGCCATATTGTAATTTTGTGATCAAACCTAAAGTGGAAAAATTTCAAAAGGTTTTTAAAAGTAAACTCAAAAAATAAATCTCGCCGAAGCGAGATTTATTTTTTTATACAAGCTATCAGTATCCTTTTCTCGTTTTCTTCCTACCAATTCGGATACCTAAAGCAATTTTCCCAAAAACAGTTGGAATATCCCCTTTATAATCTGTTGGATGATTTTTATCAATAATCACTCCGTCTTCTTTCCTATATTCGGATAGCTTTGCACCAATTCCTATTGAAAAATCCAACAAGAAGGAGGATTTAGCAACATATTTATACCCCAAGCCTGCACCTAAGCTTATTGTTTCTACTTCTTTTGAGACCAATTTCTTAAATATTAACCACGCTTCTTCTCCATAATTATGCTTATTGACATAGTCATAATCCATAAAGATTGTACCATATGTTCCCGTTCCGTTTATAACAGAAAAATTGGATAAAAAATAATACTTAAAAGACAAGGCATAATAGTGAGCATCATAGAACTTATACGTGCTAGATGTATTGCTATAACCCAAATGAGCCTCCGCACCCATCTTATCATCAAACACAAATTCTGAATAGAGTCTAAATGTTCCATTTGTCAATTTCAAAGGATTAATTCCGACATCAACTTGAGCGCAAGAGGGTAGAGTAAAAATGGTGATCACAATTACCACTAATATACTTACTTTCATTTAGTTACAACTTTAATTCAATAAGGTTATCCATAAATATCTTGAGAATTTTCCTAATTTTATTATTATGCCCAATTCTCAATTAATTAATTAGCCTA
Protein-coding sequences here:
- the msrA gene encoding peptide-methionine (S)-S-oxide reductase MsrA, with product MLKSKILYLIFPLFIYIYPINAQNMENSNKQTATLGAGCFWCVEAIFSQLKGVSSVESGYSGGTVESPTYKQICEGNTGHAEVVNVHFSADEISFEEILEIFFKTHNPTTLNRQGNDIGTQYRSAIFYHSEQQKKIAQEIIQKLTKAEVFSNPIVTEITPFDTFYVAENYHQDYFKLNGTEPYCNFVIKPKVEKFQKVFKSKLKK
- a CDS encoding DUF3575 domain-containing protein, with amino-acid sequence MKVSILVVIVITIFTLPSCAQVDVGINPLKLTNGTFRLYSEFVFDDKMGAEAHLGYSNTSSTYKFYDAHYYALSFKYYFLSNFSVINGTGTYGTIFMDYDYVNKHNYGEEAWLIFKKLVSKEVETISLGAGLGYKYVAKSSFLLDFSIGIGAKLSEYRKEDGVIIDKNHPTDYKGDIPTVFGKIALGIRIGRKKTRKGY